One region of Streptomyces sp. NBC_00442 genomic DNA includes:
- a CDS encoding TIGR04053 family radical SAM/SPASM domain-containing protein produces the protein MSGRTLVRRPRHAMAERPFIVIWEATRACPLACLHCRAEAQPDRDPGELDGMDARLLMDQIAAFGKPSPLFVITGGDPFQRPDLNDLVAYGTSLGLRVAVSPSGTPTLNRANLTAVRDAGAVALSLSLDGSTAERHDAFRGVDGVFDWTLDGWRTARELGLKVQINTTVTRAALPDLADIAALVRREGAMLWSGFVLVPTGRGADLAALTPHEIEDVLHFLYDCGSVIATKTTEGHHFRRVALQRAILARHGEQPALGPLHRQLTRRANELGFFEGEGRAVRRPPMDVSSGRGFVFVSHTGEVHPSGFLPVTAGNVKHHPLAEIYRGSALFTTLRDPALLRGACGRCEFNTVCGGSRSRAYGLTGDVLAADPWCAYEPGTFPYGDDLRELVP, from the coding sequence GTGAGCGGGCGCACCCTGGTGCGCAGGCCCCGGCACGCGATGGCGGAGCGGCCGTTCATCGTCATCTGGGAGGCCACCCGGGCCTGCCCGCTGGCCTGTCTGCACTGCCGGGCCGAAGCGCAGCCGGACCGGGATCCGGGCGAGCTGGACGGGATGGACGCCCGGCTGCTGATGGACCAGATCGCCGCGTTCGGGAAGCCGAGCCCGCTGTTCGTCATCACCGGCGGCGATCCCTTCCAGCGACCCGACCTCAACGACCTCGTCGCCTACGGCACTTCGCTGGGGCTCAGGGTCGCGGTGTCGCCGTCCGGCACGCCGACCCTGAACCGGGCCAATCTGACGGCGGTGCGGGACGCGGGCGCGGTGGCACTGTCGCTGTCGCTCGACGGGTCGACGGCGGAGCGCCACGACGCCTTCCGGGGCGTCGACGGCGTCTTCGACTGGACCCTGGACGGCTGGCGCACCGCTCGCGAGCTCGGCCTCAAGGTGCAGATCAACACCACCGTCACCCGCGCCGCCCTGCCCGACCTCGCCGACATCGCGGCCCTGGTGCGGCGCGAGGGCGCGATGCTGTGGTCCGGTTTCGTCCTGGTGCCGACCGGGCGCGGCGCGGACCTGGCGGCACTGACCCCGCACGAGATCGAGGACGTCCTGCACTTCCTGTACGACTGCGGCTCGGTCATCGCCACGAAGACGACCGAAGGCCACCACTTCCGGCGCGTCGCCCTCCAGCGCGCGATCCTGGCCCGCCACGGCGAACAGCCCGCCCTCGGCCCCCTGCATCGCCAACTGACGAGAAGAGCGAACGAGTTGGGATTCTTCGAGGGCGAGGGACGCGCGGTGCGCAGGCCGCCGATGGACGTGTCGTCCGGGCGGGGCTTCGTCTTCGTCTCGCACACCGGCGAGGTCCACCCGAGCGGCTTCCTGCCCGTCACCGCGGGCAATGTGAAGCACCATCCGCTGGCCGAGATCTACCGGGGTTCGGCCCTGTTCACGACGCTCCGCGACCCCGCCCTGCTGCGCGGTGCGTGCGGGCGCTGCGAGTTCAACACCGTGTGCGGCGGCTCGCGTTCACGGGCGTACGGGCTCACCGGCGACGTGCTCGCCGCCGACCCGTGGTGCGCGTACGAGCCCGGCACCTTCCCCTACGGGGACGACCTCCGAGAGCTGGTTCCATGA
- the hemG gene encoding protoporphyrinogen oxidase has translation MRSTRSVIVIGGGISGLAAAWQLRGRADVTVLESETRVGGKLRTGTLAGVPVDEGAESVMALRPEAVDLATAVGLGPALADPAPAPVTVWTRGALRAMPAGHVLGIPSDPAALAGTGLLSDGGLARLREEPSRPAAPVTEDVPISAYLTERIGREAVDRLVEPLLGGVYAGSTDRLSLRSAMPGVARIAERGEPLLPALRGRPRPRGSFVRGIEGGTGRLPLAVAGASGARVLTGTTVRGIERTAAGLWRVQAATADGPLLLCADAVILAVPAFAAAALLRPHAPGAHRELSAIPYASTAVVTMAFARERAGFAALPAGNGFLVPPVDGHTVKAATFLSTKWGWQTKAAPDRFLLRASVGRAGEDHLLERSDRHLVRAALNDLHHAAGPIGDPVAARVTRWERGLPQYTVGHAERLSRVHDDIARLPGLAVCGAAYEGVGIAACVATGLAAALRVAEG, from the coding sequence ATGAGATCGACACGATCGGTCATCGTCATCGGCGGGGGCATCAGCGGCCTCGCCGCCGCCTGGCAGTTGCGCGGCCGCGCCGACGTCACGGTCCTGGAGAGCGAGACGCGCGTCGGCGGCAAGCTCCGCACCGGCACGCTCGCCGGGGTGCCCGTCGACGAGGGCGCCGAATCGGTGATGGCGCTGCGGCCCGAGGCCGTCGACCTCGCCACCGCGGTCGGGCTCGGGCCCGCCCTTGCCGACCCGGCGCCCGCGCCCGTGACGGTGTGGACGCGGGGCGCGCTGCGTGCGATGCCCGCGGGACACGTGCTCGGTATCCCCTCCGACCCGGCGGCGCTCGCCGGCACGGGGCTCCTGTCGGACGGGGGCCTCGCGCGGCTGCGCGAAGAGCCGTCGCGGCCGGCCGCCCCCGTCACCGAGGACGTCCCGATCTCCGCCTACCTCACCGAACGCATCGGCCGTGAGGCGGTGGACCGCCTGGTGGAGCCGCTGCTCGGCGGTGTGTACGCGGGCAGCACCGACCGGCTGTCGCTGCGCTCGGCGATGCCGGGCGTGGCACGGATCGCCGAGCGCGGCGAACCGCTGCTTCCCGCCCTGCGCGGCCGCCCCCGCCCCCGCGGATCCTTCGTGCGGGGCATCGAGGGCGGCACCGGGCGGCTGCCGCTCGCCGTCGCCGGGGCGAGCGGGGCCCGTGTCCTGACCGGCACGACCGTACGGGGCATCGAGCGCACCGCGGCCGGCCTCTGGCGGGTCCAGGCGGCGACCGCGGACGGCCCCCTGCTGCTCTGCGCCGACGCGGTGATCCTCGCGGTACCCGCCTTCGCGGCGGCCGCGCTGCTCCGCCCGCACGCGCCGGGCGCCCACCGCGAGCTCTCGGCGATCCCGTACGCGAGCACGGCCGTCGTGACGATGGCCTTCGCGCGCGAGCGGGCCGGGTTCGCGGCGCTGCCCGCGGGCAACGGCTTCCTCGTGCCGCCCGTGGACGGCCACACCGTGAAGGCCGCCACCTTCCTGTCCACCAAGTGGGGATGGCAGACGAAGGCGGCACCGGACCGCTTCCTGCTGCGCGCCTCGGTGGGCCGCGCCGGCGAGGACCACCTCCTGGAACGCTCCGACCGCCACCTCGTGCGGGCCGCCCTGAACGACCTGCACCACGCGGCCGGCCCGATCGGCGATCCGGTCGCGGCCCGCGTCACCCGCTGGGAGCGCGGCCTGCCGCAGTACACGGTGGGCCACGCCGAGCGCCTGTCCCGGGTCCACGACGACATCGCGCGCCTGCCCGGCCTCGCCGTGTGCGGCGCCGCCTACGAGGGCGTCGGCATCGCGGCGTGCGTGGCGACGGGGCTCGCGGCGGCGCTGCGGGTGGCCGAGGGGTAG
- a CDS encoding alpha/beta hydrolase, which produces MDHHRAPRKRTRATAFGAAALLLAAAGCSGGGKDDNGLGSGAADPAKLATQKLSWKPCAAPTAAEGTGAAPSAPPGGGQWKCATMKVPLDYADPKAGTLDLALIRAEATDKARRIGSLVFNFGGPGGSGVTTLPAAASDYKALRGRYDLVSFDPRGVGASAPVRCENDSQLDTYFAQDATPDTPAREKSYVDSLKSFATACQDNSGTVLPHVGTINAARDMDLLRQVLGDQKLNYMGISYGTELGGVYAHLFPKNVGRAVFDGVVDPTNDVEQGALGQAKGFQLALDNFAQDCVNRGDKCLLRGSDVKEVEDVIVDLLAQLGKKPIPAGNSGRQLTQTQATNGIAQALYSKEYWRLLEQGVDDAEGGDGALLLVLSDAMNGRAKDGSYSNIQAANAAINCVDFKQRYTVEQAKAKLPEFRGASRVFGDFMAWGLLGCSQWPVAGQWTTPDVSAPGSAPIVVVGNTGDPATPYAGAKNMVDKLGPGVGVELTYKGQGHGAYDSGDKCVQNAVNAYLLDGKVPGAGAVCQ; this is translated from the coding sequence ATGGATCACCACCGTGCCCCTCGCAAGCGGACGCGCGCGACCGCGTTCGGCGCCGCCGCCCTCCTGCTCGCCGCCGCCGGCTGTTCCGGCGGAGGCAAGGACGACAACGGGCTCGGCTCCGGTGCCGCCGACCCGGCGAAGCTCGCCACGCAGAAGCTGAGCTGGAAGCCGTGCGCGGCGCCCACCGCGGCGGAAGGCACGGGCGCGGCGCCCTCGGCGCCACCCGGCGGCGGCCAGTGGAAGTGCGCCACGATGAAGGTGCCGCTCGACTACGCCGATCCCAAGGCCGGCACTCTCGATCTGGCCCTCATCCGCGCCGAGGCCACCGACAAGGCCCGGCGCATCGGCTCGCTCGTCTTCAACTTCGGCGGCCCCGGTGGCTCCGGCGTGACGACCCTGCCCGCCGCCGCGAGCGACTACAAGGCGCTGCGGGGCCGCTACGACCTGGTCAGTTTCGACCCGCGCGGGGTCGGCGCGAGCGCCCCCGTGCGCTGCGAGAACGACTCCCAGCTCGACACCTATTTCGCACAGGACGCCACCCCCGACACCCCGGCCCGGGAAAAGTCGTACGTCGACAGCCTGAAGTCGTTCGCCACGGCCTGCCAGGACAACTCCGGCACCGTCCTTCCGCACGTCGGCACCATCAACGCGGCCCGCGACATGGACCTGCTGCGCCAGGTGCTCGGCGACCAGAAGCTGAACTACATGGGGATCTCGTACGGGACCGAGCTCGGCGGCGTCTACGCCCACCTGTTCCCCAAGAACGTCGGGCGGGCCGTCTTCGACGGCGTCGTCGACCCCACGAACGACGTCGAGCAGGGCGCGCTCGGCCAGGCCAAGGGCTTCCAGCTCGCCCTCGACAACTTCGCCCAGGACTGTGTGAACCGCGGCGACAAGTGCCTGCTGCGCGGCTCCGACGTCAAGGAGGTCGAGGACGTCATCGTCGACCTCCTCGCCCAGCTCGGCAAGAAGCCCATCCCGGCCGGCAACAGCGGCCGGCAGCTCACCCAGACCCAGGCCACCAACGGCATCGCACAGGCCCTGTACTCCAAGGAGTACTGGCGGCTGCTCGAACAGGGCGTGGACGATGCGGAGGGCGGCGACGGGGCGCTGCTCCTCGTCCTGTCGGACGCCATGAACGGGCGCGCCAAGGATGGCTCGTACAGCAACATCCAGGCGGCCAACGCGGCCATCAACTGCGTTGATTTCAAGCAGCGTTACACGGTGGAGCAGGCCAAGGCGAAGCTGCCGGAGTTCCGCGGGGCGTCACGCGTCTTCGGCGACTTCATGGCCTGGGGTCTGCTCGGCTGCTCGCAGTGGCCGGTCGCCGGCCAGTGGACGACGCCCGACGTGAGCGCGCCGGGCTCGGCGCCGATCGTGGTCGTGGGCAACACCGGCGACCCCGCGACGCCGTACGCGGGCGCCAAGAACATGGTGGACAAGCTGGGTCCGGGGGTCGGCGTGGAACTCACGTACAAGGGCCAGGGGCACGGGGCGTACGACAGCGGTGACAAGTGCGTGCAGAACGCGGTGAACGCGTATCTGCTGGACGGGAAGGTGCCGGGTGCCGGCGCGGTGTGCCAATAG
- the moeZ gene encoding adenylyltransferase/sulfurtransferase MoeZ has protein sequence MSLPPLVEPAAELTVDEVRRYSRHLIIPDVGMDGQKRLKNAKVLAVGAGGLGSPALMYLAAAGVGTLGIVEFDEVDESNLQRQIIHSQADIGRSKAESARDSVLGINPYVNVVLHEERLEAENVMDIFSQYDLIVDGTDNFATRYLVNDACVLLNKPYVWGSIYRFDGQASVFWSEHGPCYRCLYPEPPPPGMVPSCAEGGVLGVLCASIGSIQVNEAIKLLAGIGEPLVGRLMIYDALEMQYRQVKVRKDPNCAVCGENPTVTELIDYEAFCGVVSEEAQEAAMGSTITPRQLKEWIDADEKIEIIDVREPNEYEIVSIPGAKLIPKNEFLMGSALESLPQDKRIVLHCKTGVRSAEVLAVLKAAGFADAVHVGGGVIGWVNQIEPEKPIY, from the coding sequence GTGTCGCTGCCACCCCTGGTCGAGCCAGCAGCTGAGCTCACCGTAGACGAGGTCCGCAGGTATTCGCGTCACCTGATCATTCCCGACGTCGGGATGGACGGGCAGAAGCGGCTGAAGAACGCGAAGGTGCTCGCCGTGGGCGCCGGCGGTCTCGGCTCGCCTGCCCTGATGTACCTGGCGGCGGCCGGTGTCGGCACGCTCGGCATCGTGGAGTTCGACGAGGTCGACGAGTCGAACCTCCAGCGCCAGATCATCCACAGCCAGGCCGACATCGGCCGCTCCAAGGCGGAGTCCGCGCGCGACTCCGTCCTCGGCATCAACCCGTACGTGAACGTGGTCCTGCACGAAGAGCGGCTCGAAGCCGAGAACGTGATGGACATCTTCAGCCAGTACGACCTGATCGTCGACGGCACGGACAACTTCGCGACCCGCTACCTGGTCAACGACGCGTGCGTGCTCCTGAACAAGCCGTACGTGTGGGGCTCGATCTACCGCTTCGACGGCCAGGCCTCGGTGTTCTGGTCGGAGCACGGCCCCTGCTACCGCTGCCTCTACCCGGAGCCCCCGCCGCCGGGCATGGTCCCCAGCTGCGCCGAGGGCGGCGTGCTCGGCGTGCTGTGCGCGTCCATCGGGTCCATCCAGGTCAACGAGGCCATCAAGCTCCTCGCGGGCATCGGTGAGCCGCTCGTCGGCCGCCTGATGATCTACGACGCCCTGGAGATGCAGTACCGCCAGGTCAAGGTCCGCAAGGATCCGAACTGCGCGGTCTGCGGCGAGAATCCGACCGTCACCGAGCTCATCGACTACGAGGCCTTCTGCGGCGTCGTGTCCGAGGAGGCCCAGGAAGCGGCCATGGGCTCCACGATCACTCCCCGGCAGCTCAAGGAGTGGATCGACGCGGACGAGAAGATCGAGATCATCGACGTCCGCGAGCCGAACGAGTACGAGATCGTCTCCATCCCCGGCGCGAAGCTGATCCCGAAGAACGAGTTCCTGATGGGCTCGGCCCTCGAATCCCTGCCCCAGGACAAGCGCATCGTCCTGCACTGCAAGACGGGCGTCCGCTCGGCGGAGGTCCTCGCGGTCCTCAAGGCCGCTGGGTTCGCCGACGCGGTCCACGTGGGCGGCGGCGTGATCGGCTGGGTCAACCAGATCGAGCCGGAGAAGCCGATCTACTAG
- a CDS encoding spherulation-specific family 4 protein, producing the protein MPNLTRTAGPRAATGAGRLGLGVPGYAHPLVAPVEWAELTRPGTPLHWAVLNVAGGTPGGPGSRPDPHCLEAAGKLRNAGIRVLGHLDAAHGTRSFGEQISEAQRYLDWYRVDGFYLDRCPTERDDLLDMRRTAEALRALRERAHLVFGHGTHPCPGYAELADQLVTFTGPWSEYRWSQVAEWTADHPQERFCHLVHGVPRTHLEEALRIARWQGAGTIYFTDRPDRAPRGKGHIDPFETLPGYWDEIVSRIGPGISE; encoded by the coding sequence ATGCCGAATCTGACCCGGACCGCCGGGCCGCGCGCGGCGACCGGCGCCGGCCGGCTCGGCCTCGGGGTCCCCGGCTACGCCCATCCGCTCGTCGCCCCCGTCGAGTGGGCCGAACTGACGCGCCCGGGAACGCCGTTGCACTGGGCCGTGCTCAATGTCGCGGGCGGCACCCCGGGCGGTCCCGGAAGCCGGCCCGACCCGCACTGTCTCGAAGCGGCCGGGAAACTCCGCAACGCCGGGATCCGGGTGCTCGGCCACCTCGACGCGGCGCACGGCACCCGGTCCTTCGGCGAGCAGATCTCCGAGGCCCAGCGCTACCTCGACTGGTACCGGGTCGACGGCTTCTACCTGGACCGATGTCCCACGGAACGAGACGACCTTCTCGACATGCGGCGCACGGCGGAAGCCCTGCGGGCCCTGCGCGAGCGGGCCCACCTGGTCTTCGGGCACGGCACGCATCCCTGTCCCGGTTATGCCGAGCTGGCCGACCAGCTGGTCACCTTCACCGGTCCGTGGAGCGAATACCGCTGGTCGCAGGTGGCCGAGTGGACCGCGGACCACCCGCAGGAGCGCTTCTGCCACCTGGTGCACGGCGTGCCGAGGACCCATCTGGAAGAGGCGCTGCGGATCGCCCGCTGGCAGGGCGCGGGGACGATCTACTTCACGGACCGCCCCGACCGGGCCCCGCGCGGAAAAGGACACATCGACCCATTCGAGACACTGCCCGGTTACTGGGACGAAATCGTCTCGCGGATCGGACCCGGTATCTCGGAATGA
- a CDS encoding NAD-dependent epimerase/dehydratase family protein produces MRVLLLGANGYLGRFVADRLLADPAVQLTALGRGDDADVRFDLATGSPGALTRFLDAVHPGVVVNCAGAIRGGARELTRHNTVAVATVCEALRRSGCGARLVQIGCASEYGPSQPGSSTAEDAVPRPGGPYGVSKLAATELVLGSGLDAIVLRVFSPVGPGTPAGSPLGRLAEAMRRAMQSGDGELKLGGLGVQRDFVDVRDVARAVHAASLSAAQGVVNIGTGRSVKLRDAAAVLARVAGYAGALHELDGPPVMRPGLIGSPRSGDAALDHLAAPSPYPDGCGSWQQADVRTARDRLGWRPRINLEESLADIWMEAACRI; encoded by the coding sequence ATGAGGGTGCTGCTGCTCGGAGCCAACGGATACCTCGGCCGGTTCGTCGCCGACCGGCTGCTCGCCGACCCCGCCGTCCAGCTCACCGCCCTCGGGCGCGGCGACGACGCCGACGTACGGTTCGACCTCGCCACCGGCAGCCCGGGAGCCCTCACCCGCTTCCTGGACGCCGTACACCCCGGAGTCGTCGTCAACTGCGCCGGAGCGATCCGCGGCGGCGCCCGCGAGCTGACCCGGCACAACACCGTCGCCGTCGCCACCGTCTGCGAGGCCCTGCGGCGCAGCGGCTGCGGCGCCCGCCTGGTCCAGATCGGCTGCGCCTCCGAGTACGGGCCCTCGCAGCCCGGCTCGTCGACCGCCGAGGACGCGGTGCCGCGCCCCGGCGGACCGTACGGCGTCTCCAAGCTCGCCGCGACCGAACTCGTCCTCGGCTCGGGGCTCGACGCGATCGTGCTCCGCGTCTTCTCGCCCGTCGGCCCCGGCACCCCCGCCGGTTCGCCGCTCGGCCGGCTCGCCGAGGCGATGCGCCGCGCCATGCAGTCCGGGGACGGCGAGCTGAAGCTCGGCGGGCTCGGAGTGCAGCGGGACTTCGTGGACGTGCGCGATGTGGCGCGAGCCGTACACGCCGCCTCGCTCTCCGCGGCCCAGGGCGTGGTCAACATCGGCACCGGCCGCTCGGTGAAGCTCCGCGACGCGGCCGCCGTCCTCGCCAGGGTCGCCGGCTACGCGGGCGCCCTGCACGAACTGGACGGCCCGCCCGTGATGCGCCCCGGCCTCATCGGATCCCCGCGCTCCGGCGACGCCGCGCTCGACCACCTCGCCGCGCCCTCGCCGTACCCCGACGGCTGCGGCAGCTGGCAGCAGGCCGATGTGCGCACCGCACGCGACCGCCTCGGCTGGCGGCCCCGGATCAACCTGGAGGAGTCACTCGCCGACATCTGGATGGAGGCGGCATGCCGAATCTGA
- a CDS encoding DUF3492 domain-containing protein: protein MRIGLLTDGGYPYTAGESGLWCDRLVRGLARHEFDIFALSRSREQEARGLVALPPHVRRVRTAPLWAAPETRAGRRRAERGYGRRERREFAAQFGRLATALCTDGADGAGGTGSAEGADGFAEGLYGLAALAREHGGLGGELRSETAVRILEAACRAPGANRAVRAARVPDHLAFAALLDRTLRPLSLDWYGDDALASVDLSHAVSGGRAALPGLLAKRFCGVPLLVTEYGVQLRAQYLANAQLSASVRALEAGFQRRLAAEVYARAELITPGNTHARRWQERCGADRAKLRTVYPGMSADRFHAVGEGAYGGEPHTLVWVGRIEPAKDLIALLHAFAEVRKAEPDARLRLFSAPAHDAEAAGYLAQCRALAAQLFPDEAADAHAIGDNPVSFEEIGGPEAPELADAYAAGSVVVLSSVVEGFPLSLVEAMFCGRATVSTDTGAVVEVIGGTGLVVPPRNPRALADACLALLRDPERRSRLGAAARARALELFTVEQNLAAFRGIYLELMSHNPVHRDSADEAVAPQPFAHPAEAHVPGRWVAPTAARGRAAQGKHGPGRADGPVAVLMQERLDTARERDAAAEGEGA from the coding sequence ATGCGGATCGGACTGCTCACGGACGGCGGATATCCGTACACGGCCGGCGAGTCCGGACTGTGGTGCGACCGGCTCGTGCGCGGGCTCGCGCGGCACGAGTTCGACATATTCGCGCTGAGTCGGAGCCGTGAACAGGAGGCGCGCGGCCTGGTCGCGCTGCCGCCCCACGTGCGCCGGGTGCGGACCGCCCCACTGTGGGCCGCGCCCGAGACCCGCGCCGGCCGCAGGCGCGCCGAGCGCGGCTACGGGCGGCGCGAACGCCGTGAATTCGCGGCCCAGTTCGGGCGCCTCGCCACCGCCCTGTGTACCGACGGGGCCGACGGCGCGGGCGGCACGGGGTCCGCCGAAGGCGCCGACGGCTTCGCCGAGGGGCTCTACGGGCTCGCCGCCCTCGCCCGCGAGCACGGCGGGCTCGGCGGTGAACTGCGCTCCGAGACGGCCGTCCGCATCCTGGAGGCCGCCTGCCGCGCGCCCGGCGCGAACCGGGCCGTACGGGCCGCCCGGGTGCCCGACCACCTCGCCTTCGCGGCCCTCCTGGACCGCACCCTGCGCCCCCTCTCGCTCGACTGGTACGGCGACGACGCCCTCGCCTCGGTCGACCTCAGCCATGCCGTGTCCGGCGGCCGGGCGGCGCTTCCCGGCCTCCTGGCCAAACGCTTCTGCGGAGTCCCGCTCCTGGTCACCGAGTACGGGGTCCAGCTGCGCGCCCAGTACCTCGCCAACGCACAACTCTCCGCCTCCGTACGGGCGTTGGAGGCAGGATTCCAGCGTCGCCTCGCCGCCGAGGTGTACGCGCGGGCCGAGCTGATCACCCCCGGCAACACCCATGCCCGGCGCTGGCAGGAGCGCTGCGGAGCCGACCGGGCCAAGCTGCGGACCGTCTACCCCGGCATGTCGGCGGACCGGTTCCACGCGGTGGGCGAGGGCGCGTACGGCGGGGAACCGCACACCCTGGTGTGGGTCGGGCGGATCGAACCGGCCAAGGACCTCATCGCGCTGCTGCACGCCTTCGCCGAGGTCCGCAAGGCCGAACCGGACGCCCGGCTACGGCTGTTCTCGGCGCCCGCGCACGACGCCGAGGCCGCCGGCTACCTCGCCCAGTGCCGTGCGCTGGCCGCCCAGCTCTTCCCCGACGAGGCCGCCGACGCGCACGCGATCGGCGACAACCCCGTGTCGTTCGAGGAGATCGGCGGCCCCGAGGCACCCGAGCTCGCCGACGCGTACGCCGCGGGAAGCGTCGTCGTCCTGTCCAGCGTCGTCGAAGGCTTCCCGCTCAGCCTCGTCGAAGCGATGTTCTGCGGCCGGGCCACCGTCTCCACCGACACCGGCGCGGTCGTCGAAGTCATCGGCGGGACCGGCCTCGTCGTGCCCCCGCGCAACCCCCGCGCGCTCGCCGACGCCTGCCTCGCGCTGCTGCGCGACCCCGAGCGGCGCTCGCGCCTCGGCGCCGCCGCCCGCGCCCGCGCGCTCGAACTGTTCACCGTCGAGCAGAACCTCGCGGCATTTCGCGGCATTTACCTGGAGCTCATGTCCCACAATCCGGTCCACCGCGACAGCGCCGACGAGGCGGTCGCGCCCCAGCCCTTCGCGCACCCGGCCGAGGCCCATGTGCCCGGACGCTGGGTGGCGCCGACCGCGGCTCGCGGCCGGGCCGCGCAAGGCAAGCACGGGCCCGGCCGGGCGGACGGCCCGGTCGCCGTCCTGATGCAGGAACGTCTCGACACCGCGAGGGAACGCGACGCCGCGGCGGAAGGGGAGGGCGCGTGA
- a CDS encoding ABC transporter ATP-binding protein produces MTEPLVEVADLGISFGDVRAVDGLSFTLRPGAALGVVGESGSGKSASAYALLGLHRGTGARVTGSVRVAGVDVLAASDAELRALRGGSAAMVFQDPLSSLDPYYTIGDQIAEVYRVHKGGSRRAARARAVSVLDRVGIPDAARKSRSRPHEFSGGMRQRALIAMALACEPRLLIADEPTTALDVTVQAQILDLLHDLRRETGLGLLLVTHDVGVAAESVDEVLVMRRGREVERGPVGTVLTSPGEPYTKTLLSAVPRLAPPGAEPRKGRGEPRAERARSAAVPSPLRASGRGGAGGTSAGGRDLVVEAVGLRKAFGRGRAAFTAVDGVSLQVRRGETLGIVGESGSGKTTLGRMLVGLLEPTAGHITRTGSVQMVFQDPVSSLNPRRSIGESVADPLRAAGERDGSRIRTRVAELLTRVGLDPDRYDGYPHEFSGGQRQRIGIARALAARPQLIVCDEPVSALDVTTQAQVTALLAELQRELGLALVFVAHDLAVVRQVSDRVAVMHRGRIVEEGEADVVYGAPRDPYTRQLLAAVPSLDPAEAAARRAARRAPLREGAPVA; encoded by the coding sequence ATGACCGAGCCCCTGGTGGAAGTGGCCGACCTCGGCATCTCCTTCGGCGACGTACGGGCCGTGGACGGGCTCTCCTTCACACTCCGGCCGGGCGCGGCGCTCGGCGTCGTCGGCGAATCCGGCTCGGGCAAGAGCGCGTCGGCGTACGCGCTGCTCGGTCTCCACCGGGGCACGGGGGCGCGGGTCACCGGCTCGGTCCGGGTCGCCGGAGTGGACGTACTGGCGGCCTCCGACGCCGAACTCCGCGCCCTTCGGGGCGGTTCGGCGGCGATGGTCTTCCAGGACCCGCTGTCCTCCCTCGACCCGTACTACACGATCGGGGACCAGATCGCCGAGGTGTACCGGGTGCACAAGGGCGGCTCGCGGCGGGCCGCGCGGGCGCGGGCGGTCTCCGTCCTCGACCGGGTCGGCATCCCGGACGCGGCCCGCAAGTCCCGGTCCCGTCCGCACGAGTTCAGCGGCGGAATGCGGCAGCGGGCCCTGATCGCGATGGCGCTGGCGTGCGAGCCGCGCCTGCTGATCGCGGACGAGCCGACGACGGCGCTCGACGTGACCGTCCAGGCGCAGATCCTGGACCTCCTGCACGACCTGCGCCGCGAGACGGGCCTCGGCCTGCTCCTGGTCACCCATGACGTGGGGGTCGCGGCGGAGAGCGTGGACGAGGTGCTGGTGATGCGGCGGGGCAGGGAGGTGGAGCGGGGCCCGGTGGGCACGGTCCTGACCTCCCCGGGAGAGCCCTACACGAAGACCCTCCTGTCCGCGGTCCCGAGACTCGCCCCTCCTGGGGCCGAGCCCCGTAAGGGGCGCGGGGAACCGCGCGCGGAGCGGGCCCGGTCCGCAGCCGTTCCGTCCCCCTTGAGGGCTTCGGGAAGGGGCGGTGCGGGGGGCACCTCCGCCGGAGGAAGAGACCTCGTCGTCGAGGCCGTCGGGCTGCGCAAGGCCTTCGGGCGGGGGCGCGCCGCGTTCACCGCCGTGGACGGGGTCTCGCTCCAGGTCCGGCGGGGCGAAACCCTGGGGATCGTCGGGGAGAGCGGAAGCGGCAAGACCACCCTGGGCCGCATGCTGGTGGGCCTCCTGGAGCCGACCGCCGGGCACATCACCCGCACCGGCTCCGTGCAGATGGTCTTCCAGGACCCCGTCTCCTCCCTCAACCCCCGGCGCTCCATCGGCGAATCCGTGGCCGACCCGCTGCGCGCCGCGGGCGAACGTGACGGCTCCCGGATCCGCACCCGCGTCGCCGAGCTCCTGACCCGCGTCGGACTCGACCCGGACCGGTACGACGGATACCCGCACGAGTTCAGCGGCGGACAGCGCCAACGCATCGGCATCGCACGGGCCCTGGCCGCCCGGCCGCAGCTGATCGTGTGCGACGAACCCGTATCGGCCCTCGACGTCACCACCCAGGCCCAAGTCACCGCGCTGCTGGCGGAGTTGCAGCGCGAGCTGGGCCTCGCGCTGGTCTTCGTCGCGCACGACCTCGCCGTGGTGCGGCAGGTCAGCGACCGGGTGGCGGTCATGCACCGGGGCCGGATCGTGGAGGAGGGCGAGGCCGACGTGGTGTACGGGGCGCCGCGGGACCCCTACACCCGGCAGCTGCTCGCGGCCGTGCCCTCGCTGGACCCCGCAGAGGCCGCGGCCCGGCGCGCCGCGCGCCGCGCCCCGCTGCGCGAGGGTGCGCCCGTGGCGTAG